A window from Buchnera aphidicola (Mindarus abietinus) encodes these proteins:
- the dnaQ gene encoding DNA polymerase III subunit epsilon produces the protein MIRQIVLDTETTGMNRKGSICKNHKIIEIGAVELIDRKLTGNNFHFYLNPNREVDSEAFKIHGISDSFLKEKPSFKQISNLFLKYIRNSDLIIHNADFDFSFIQHEFNFLNIKIKIGKNFLNLIDTLVIARKLFPGKKNSLDALCSRYKVTNTNRKLHSAIVDAKLLAKVYLLMTSNQEKINFDLQENKYQQKNMLKKNSFLKNNFCYHTPSTEKEKLDHNSYLKEMKEKSGQCLWIDFFKN, from the coding sequence ATGATAAGACAAATAGTTTTAGATACTGAAACGACCGGTATGAATCGAAAAGGTTCTATTTGCAAGAATCATAAGATTATTGAAATTGGAGCAGTAGAATTGATAGATCGTAAATTAACAGGAAATAATTTCCATTTTTATCTTAATCCTAATCGAGAGGTTGATTCAGAAGCTTTTAAGATTCATGGAATATCTGATTCTTTTTTAAAAGAAAAACCATCTTTTAAACAAATTTCCAATCTATTTTTAAAATATATAAGAAATTCAGATTTAATTATACATAATGCTGATTTTGATTTTAGTTTTATTCAACATGAATTTAATTTTTTAAATATTAAAATAAAAATAGGAAAAAATTTTTTAAATTTAATAGATACATTAGTTATTGCAAGAAAATTATTTCCAGGTAAAAAAAACTCTTTAGATGCTCTTTGTTCTCGTTATAAAGTAACTAATACTAACAGAAAATTACATAGTGCAATAGTAGATGCTAAGCTATTAGCAAAAGTATATTTGCTTATGACAAGCAATCAAGAAAAAATAAATTTTGATTTACAAGAAAATAAATATCAGCAAAAAAATATGTTAAAAAAAAATAGCTTTTTAAAAAATAATTTTTGTTATCATACACCTTCTACCGAAAAAGAAAAACTCGATCATAACTCTTATTTAAAAGAAATGAAAGAAAAATCTGGACAGTGTTTATGGATTGATTTTTTTAAAAATTGA
- the gloB gene encoding hydroxyacylglutathione hydrolase, with amino-acid sequence MIKIKKIKVLKDNYIWIIVNKKKLVIIIDPGESELLISYLKEKKYFPVAVFLTHKHLDHTAGVLDLLKKFPKLTIYGPKEINNLKFINYVEENKEINLFDRKWKVIHTPGHTIGHISYYSDPFLFCGDVLFSGGCGKVDDKNYLFLFNSIKKISFLPGETLIYSSHEYTVKNLKFSHSLLKNDKKINFYYKKIKKYNKKTFCSLPTKLKFEKKINIFLRTEEKKIKNSINLPFSSSSFECFTKLRILKDYF; translated from the coding sequence ATGATTAAAATAAAAAAAATAAAAGTGTTAAAAGATAACTATATCTGGATAATAGTTAACAAAAAAAAATTGGTAATTATAATTGATCCTGGTGAATCTGAACTTCTTATTTCTTACTTAAAAGAAAAAAAATATTTTCCAGTCGCTGTATTTTTAACTCATAAACATTTAGACCATACAGCAGGGGTTTTGGATTTATTAAAAAAATTTCCTAAATTAACAATTTATGGTCCTAAAGAAATAAATAACTTAAAATTTATAAACTATGTTGAAGAAAATAAAGAAATTAATTTATTTGATAGAAAGTGGAAAGTTATACATACACCAGGTCATACTATAGGTCATATAAGTTATTATTCCGATCCATTTTTATTTTGCGGAGACGTTTTATTTTCTGGGGGATGTGGAAAAGTGGATGATAAAAATTATCTTTTTTTATTTAATTCTATTAAAAAAATATCTTTTTTACCCGGTGAAACTTTAATATATTCTTCACATGAATATACAGTTAAAAATCTAAAATTTTCTCATTCTTTATTAAAGAATGATAAAAAAATTAATTTTTATTATAAAAAAATTAAAAAATACAACAAAAAAACATTTTGTAGTTTACCCACAAAATTAAAATTTGAAAAAAAGATAAATATATTTTTAAGAACTGAAGAAAAAAAAATAAAAAATTCTATAAATTTACCTTTCTCATCTAGCTCCTTTGAGTGTTTTACTAAACTTAGAATTTTAAAAGATTATTTTTAA
- the rnhA gene encoding ribonuclease HI, giving the protein MEKLVKIFTDGSCLGNPGPGGCSAIIKYKNNKKILSLGYYLTTNNRMELMATIMAIECLKKKSNVLLTTDSKYVKTGITKWILNWKLNNWKTKKNKKVKNIDLWKRLNSLLKQHNISWKWTKSHIGNKNNEKCDKLAKLAAKSANLEDLGYNK; this is encoded by the coding sequence ATGGAAAAATTAGTTAAAATATTTACTGATGGGTCTTGTTTAGGAAATCCAGGACCCGGTGGATGTTCAGCGATTATCAAATATAAAAATAATAAAAAAATATTATCTCTAGGATATTATTTAACTACAAATAATAGAATGGAATTAATGGCGACAATCATGGCTATAGAATGCCTCAAGAAAAAAAGTAACGTTTTATTAACTACAGACAGTAAATATGTCAAAACTGGAATTACTAAATGGATTTTAAATTGGAAACTAAACAATTGGAAAACCAAAAAAAACAAAAAAGTAAAAAATATAGATTTATGGAAACGCTTAAATAGTTTATTAAAACAACACAACATTTCTTGGAAATGGACAAAATCACATATTGGTAATAAAAATAATGAAAAGTGCGATAAATTAGCTAAATTAGCCGCTAAATCTGCAAACCTAGAAGATTTAGGATATAATAAATAA